From a region of the Pristis pectinata isolate sPriPec2 chromosome 2, sPriPec2.1.pri, whole genome shotgun sequence genome:
- the exoc1l gene encoding exocyst complex component 1-like: MAALLRKELKKKVFHPNGDRLFAVIEVITDEQEDERYYLCSSVTNCKEVQITFVKNMTSSHNGQFEKITTWYLEDLKLVDGKEADQDNPHFDMHFDKVYGWESSSTASKYTFARCLQELNHHYLGKKITFVNFDADFLNDTSSNK; this comes from the exons ATGGCAGCATTACTTAGGAAAGAGTTAAAGAAAAAGGTATTTCATCCAAATGGAGACCGTCTGTTTGCTGTGATTGAAGTAATAACAGATGAACAGGAAGATGAAAGGTATTACCTTTGCAGTTCAG TAACAAATTGCAAAGAAGTGCAAATCACATTTGTGAAAAATATGACTTCAAGTCATAATGGACAATTTGAAAAAATCACTACATGGTACCTTGAAGATCTTAAGCTTGTTGATGGAAAAGAAGCAGATCAA GATAATCCACACTTTGATATGCACTTTGATAAAGTTTATGGCTGGGAAAGTTCCAGTACAGCTTCCAAGTATACCTTTGCCCGATGTTTGCAGGAGCTTAATCACCACTACCTGGGGAAGAAGATCACATTTGTGAATTTTGATGCTGATTTTCTAAATGATACCAGTTCAA ATAAATGA